The following are encoded together in the Osmerus eperlanus chromosome 18, fOsmEpe2.1, whole genome shotgun sequence genome:
- the sbno1 gene encoding protein strawberry notch homolog 1 isoform X2, which produces MMDPGQDLLLAALSESGICANDLFDFEPQDAAQSSPLQQSISINALDVGLGSEAVGAVRTETALQPTHTVTIRHKPQPSTTTFVLNQLNQLPSLGTVVVTKPSTTSTPRHTITVTKVVHTTPSALHGSTATSSSSLSRPSMVPSREQIQLKDLLRQSGVKSSSLVELMKLKPPPDIAQPVATATSTGTKIILVTTKMITKSAELNNGVKKEVMGRDMARIWVNDDMKVRSFSPTLKLPGMKEEDEPEEEDEEELGHADTYAEYMPMKLRIGLRHPDPVVETSSLSSVNPPNVWYRLSIPEETIDRGWLSALQLEAITYAAQQHETFLPNGDRASYLIGDGAGVGKGRTIAGIIYENYLLGRKRSLWFSVSNDLKYDAERDLRDIGAKNIQVHSLNKFKYGKISSKHNGSVKKGVIFATYSSLIGESQSGGKYKTRFKQLLHWCGEDFDGVIVYDECHKAKNVCPIGSSKPTKTGLAVLELQNKLPKARVVYASATGASEPRNMAYMNRLGIWGEGTPFKEFSNFIQAVERRGVGAMEIVAMDMKLRGMYIARQLSFTGVTFKIEEVPLTQHYIKMYNKSVRLWVSAREKFQQAANLMDAEQRMKKSMWGQFWSAHQRFFKYLCIASKVRRVVQLAREEVKNGKCVVIGLQSTGEARTLEALEEGGGELNDFVSTAKGVLQSLVEKHFPAPDRQKLFSLLGIDLSAKKTPSPIETTAVQKGKKRKGAEVRKQVKKPRRSGGLSGSSSDDSQSEESEKEAESDDSFKSVSSGDDDDFNPFRDESSEDEEDDPWLIRKEPKKGKEKKSKKKKKKSIDPDSIHSALLASGLGSNRPAFTAPAVKTPSTPATVKVESEDGCVTSQDAVEDAQHMKKDLLDQLEKLAADLPPNTLDELIDELGGPENVAEMTGRKGRVVSNDDGSISYESRSELDVPVEILNLTEKQRFMDGEKNIAIISEAASSGISLQADRRVKNQRRRVHMTLELPWSADRAIQQFGRTHRSNQVTAPEYVFLISELAGEQRFASIVAKRLESLGALTHGDRRATETRDLSRFNFDNKYGRNALEIVMKSIVNLDSPLVSPPADFDGDFFKEICNGLIGVGLINVEDRSKILSLDKDYNNIGKFLNRILGMEVQQQNALFQYFSDTLGAVILDAKKNGRYDMGILDLGSGDEKVRKVEAKKFLTPGYSTSGHVELYTVSVERGMSWEEATHAWADQSGADDGFYVQVRNNKKTAILVKEVNTKKRLFLVYRPNTGKQLKLETYTDIKKKCKKVLSDDAKQHWIDQYKSSAKICSHAYWRGNCRKASVGLQCEIGLRCRTYYVLCGSVLSVWTKVEGVLASVSGTNVKMQIVRLRTEDGQRIVGLIIPANCVSPLTNILSSSDQSQQLAVQQQQKWQQLHPQSLSHIANT; this is translated from the exons CACAAGCCCCAGCCCTCAACCACTACATTTGTCTTAAATCAACTGAATCAGTTGCCATCTCTGGGAACCGTCGTTGTGACCAAACCGTCGACCACAAGCACCCCCAGACACACCATCACCGTAACCAAGGTGGTTCACACCACCCCTTCAGCCCTGCATGGCTCCACGGcaacctccagctcctccctgtCCCGCCCCTCCATGGTGCCCAGCAGAGAGCAG ATCCAGCTGAAGGACCTGCTGAGGCAGAGCGGGGTGAagagcagcagcctggtggagctcaTGAAGCTCAAGCCTCCACCCGACATAGCCCAGCCCGTCGCCACGGCAACGTCCACGGGAACCA AAATAATTCTGGTCACGACAAAGATGATCACTAAATCAG cgGAACTGAACAACGGGGTGAAGAAGGAGGTGATGGGCAGAGACATGGCGCGAATCTGGGTGAACGACGACATGAAAGTGCGGAGCTTCTCGCCGACCCTC AAACTACCcgggatgaaggaggaggatgagcccgaggaagaggatgaggaagagctgGGTCATGCTGATACGTACGCAGAGTACATGCCCATGAAAC TGAGGATCGGCCTGAGGCACCCGGACCCTGTGGTGGAGACCAGCTCCCTGTCCAGTGTCAACCCCCCCAACGTGTGGTATCGACTGTCCATCCCAGAGGAGACCATCGACCGAGGCTGGCTCTCCGCTCTGCAGCTCGAGGCCATCACGTACGCTGCCCAG CAACACGAGACATTCCTACCCAACGGGGACCGAGCGTCGTATCTGATCGGCGACGGAGCCGGCGTGGGGAAGGGCAGGACCATCGCTGGGATCATCTACGAGAACTACCTCCTAGGCAGGAAGAGATCACTCTG GTTCAGTGTTTCCAACGACCTGAAGTACGACGCTGAGAGGGATCTGAGAGATATTGGAGCGAAGAACATCCAGGTCCATTCACTGAATAAG TTCAAGTATGGGAAGATCTCCTCCAAACACAATGGGAGCGTAAAGAAGGGTGTGATCTTCGCCACCTACTCGTCCCTGATTGGGGAGAGCCAGTCCGGGGGAAAGTATAAGACCAGGTTCAAACAGCTCCTCCACTGGTGTGGGGAGGACTTTGATGGAGTT ATTGTCTATGATGAGTGTCACAAAGCCAAAAATGTGTGTCCAATCGGCTCGTCCAAGCCCACCAAGACTGGCCTGGCAGTCCTGGAGCTGCAGAACAAACTTCCCAAAGCACGCGTGGTCTACGCCAGTGCCACAG GTGCTTCGGAGCCTCGTAACATGGCCTACATGAACCGGCTGGGCATCTGGGGGGAAGGAACTCCCTTCAAAGAATTCAGCAACTTCATCCAGGCTGTGGAGCGCAG AGGTGTCGGTGCCATGGAGATAGTTGCCATGGATATGAAGCTGCGTGGCATGTACATTGCGAGGCAGCTGAGCTTCACAGGAGTGACGTTCAAGATCGAGGAAGTTCCGCTGACGCAACACTACATCAAGATGTACAACAAGTCCGTGCGTCTG tgggtGAGTGCCCGGGAGAAGTTCCAGCAGGCGGCTAACTTGATGGACGCTGAGCAGCGCATGAAGAAGTCCATGTGGGGCCAGTTCTGGTCAGCCCACCAGCGCTTCTTCAAGTACCTCTGCATCGCCTCCAAGGTCCGCAGGGTGGTGCAGCTggccagggaggaggtgaagaacgGCAAG tgtgtggtCATCGGGCTGCAGTCCACAGGAGAGGCCCGGACTCtggaggccctggaggagggaggtggagagctcAACGACTTCGTTTCCACAGCCAA AGGCGTGCTGCAGTCTCTGGTTGAGAAGCACTTCCCGGCTCCAGACAGGCAGAAGCTGTTCAGCCTGCTGGGGATCGACCTCTCGGCCAAGAAGACCCCCTCTCCCATCGAGACCACGGCGGTGCAGAAGGGCAAGAAGAGGAAAG GTGCGGAGGTGAGGAAGCAGGTGAAGAAGCCCCGCAGGTCGGGGGGGCTGTCCGGCAGCAGCTCCGACGACAGCCAATCGGAAGAGTCGGAGAAAGAGGCGGAGAGCGACGACAGCTTCAAGTCGGTCAGCTCCGGGGATGATGATGACTTTAACCCCTTCAGGGACGAGTCCAGCGAGGACGAGGAAGATG ATCCCTGGCTCATCAGAAAAGAGCCAAAAAAGGGCAAAGAGAAGAAAagcaagaagaaaaagaagaaaagcatCGACCCAGACTCCATCCACAGCGCTTTGCTGGCCTCTGGCCTTGGCTCCAACAGGCCTGCCTTCACCGCCCCGGCTGTGAAGACCCCCAGCACGCCCGCCACAG TGAAGGTGGAGAGCGAGGACGGCTGCGTGACGAGCCAGGACGCCGTGGAGGACGCCcagcacatgaagaaggatcTCCTGGACCAGCTGGAGAAGCTGGCCGCTGACCTGCCCCCTAACACCCTGGACGAGCTCATCGACGAGTTGGGGGGGCCGGAGAACGTGGCCGAG ATGACGGGTCGCAAAGGCCGGGTGGTCAGCAACGACGACGGCAGCATCTCCTACGAGTCTCGCTCGGAGCTCGACGTCCCCGTGGAGATCCTCAACCTCACAGAGAAGCAGAGGTTCATGGACGGGGAGAAG AACATCGCCATCATCTCGGAGGCGGCCAGCTCCGGGATCTCCCTGCAGGCTGACAGGCGGGTCAAGAACCAGCGGCGCAGGGTGCACATGACCCTGGAGTTGCCCTGGAGCGCAGACCGAGCCATCCAGCAGTTCG GGAGAACCCACCGGTCGAATCAAGTCACCGCTCCAGAGTATGTCTTCCTGATATCAGAGCTGGCAGGAGAGCAGAGGTTTGCATCCATCGTGGCCAAAAGACTTGAGAGCCTG GGAGCCCTCACTCACGGAGACCGGAGAGCCACTGAAACTAGAGACCTGAGCAGGTTCAACTTCGACAACAAA TATGGCAGAAATGCTCTGGAAATAGTGATGAAGTCCATCGTAAACCTAGACTCTCCGCTGGTGTCTCCACCCGCTGATTTTGACGGGGATTTCTTCAAAG aaatTTGCAACGGACTCATAGGTGTTGGGCTGATCAATGTGGAAGACAGGTCCAAAATCCTGTCATTAGATAAAG ACTACAACAACATCGGGAAGTTCCTGAACCGGATCCTGGGGATGGAGGTGCAGCAGCAGAACGCCTTGTTCCAGTACTTTTCCGACACGCTGGGGGCCGTCATACTGGACGCCAAGAAGAACGGGCGATACGACATGGGCATCCTGG atttgGGTTCTGGGGATGAGAAGGTGAGGAAGGTAGAAGCCAAGAAGTTCCTAACCCCGGGCTACTCCACGTCAGGACACGTCGAGCTGTACACG gtGAGTGTGGAGAGAGGCATGTCCTGGGAGGAGGCCACACACGCCTGGGCAGACCAGAGCGGAGCCGACGACGGCTTCTATGTGCAG GTGAGGAACAACAAGAAGACGGCCATCTTGGTGAAGGAGGTGAACACCAAGAAGAGACTGTTCCTGGTGTACAGGCCCAACACCGGAAAACAGCTCAAACTGGAGACCTACACCGACATCAAGAAGAAGTGTAAAAAG GTCTTGTCAGATGACGCCAAGCAGCATTGGATAGACCAGTACAAGTCTTCAGCAAAGATCTGCTCTCACGCTTATTG GCGCGGGAACTGCAGGAAGGCGTCGGTGGGCCTGCAGTGTGAGATCGGGCTGAGGTGCCGGACGTACTACGTGCTGTGTGGCTCTGTGCTTAGCGTGTGGACCAAGGTGGAGGGCGTCCTCGCCTCGGTGAGCGGCACCAACGTCAAGATGCAGATCGTTCGCCTCAGGACGGAGGACGGACAGAGGATAGTAG GTCTCATCATTCCAGCAAACTGCGTGTCCCCCCTGACCAACATCCTGTCGTCCTCCGACCAGTCCCAGCAGCTGGctgtccagcagcagcagaagtGGCAACAGCTCCACCCTCAGAGCCTGAGCCACATCGCCAACACATAG
- the sbno1 gene encoding protein strawberry notch homolog 1 isoform X4, with protein sequence MMDPGQDLLLAALSESGICANDLFDFEPQDAAQSSPLQQSISINALDVGLGSEAVGAVRTETALQPTHTVTIRHKPQPSTTTFVLNQLNQLPSLGTVVVTKPSTTSTPRHTITVTKVVHTTPSALHGSTATSSSSLSRPSMVPSREQIQLKDLLRQSGVKSSSLVELMKLKPPPDIAQPVATATSTGTTELNNGVKKEVMGRDMARIWVNDDMKVRSFSPTLKLPGMKEEDEPEEEDEEELGHADTYAEYMPMKLRIGLRHPDPVVETSSLSSVNPPNVWYRLSIPEETIDRGWLSALQLEAITYAAQQHETFLPNGDRASYLIGDGAGVGKGRTIAGIIYENYLLGRKRSLWFSVSNDLKYDAERDLRDIGAKNIQVHSLNKFKYGKISSKHNGSVKKGVIFATYSSLIGESQSGGKYKTRFKQLLHWCGEDFDGVIVYDECHKAKNVCPIGSSKPTKTGLAVLELQNKLPKARVVYASATGASEPRNMAYMNRLGIWGEGTPFKEFSNFIQAVERRGVGAMEIVAMDMKLRGMYIARQLSFTGVTFKIEEVPLTQHYIKMYNKSVRLWVSAREKFQQAANLMDAEQRMKKSMWGQFWSAHQRFFKYLCIASKVRRVVQLAREEVKNGKCVVIGLQSTGEARTLEALEEGGGELNDFVSTAKGVLQSLVEKHFPAPDRQKLFSLLGIDLSAKKTPSPIETTAVQKGKKRKGAEVRKQVKKPRRSGGLSGSSSDDSQSEESEKEAESDDSFKSVSSGDDDDFNPFRDESSEDEEDDPWLIRKEPKKGKEKKSKKKKKKSIDPDSIHSALLASGLGSNRPAFTAPAVKTPSTPATVKVESEDGCVTSQDAVEDAQHMKKDLLDQLEKLAADLPPNTLDELIDELGGPENVAEMTGRKGRVVSNDDGSISYESRSELDVPVEILNLTEKQRFMDGEKNIAIISEAASSGISLQADRRVKNQRRRVHMTLELPWSADRAIQQFGRTHRSNQVTAPEYVFLISELAGEQRFASIVAKRLESLGALTHGDRRATETRDLSRFNFDNKYGRNALEIVMKSIVNLDSPLVSPPADFDGDFFKEICNGLIGVGLINVEDRSKILSLDKDYNNIGKFLNRILGMEVQQQNALFQYFSDTLGAVILDAKKNGRYDMGILDLGSGDEKVRKVEAKKFLTPGYSTSGHVELYTVSVERGMSWEEATHAWADQSGADDGFYVQVRNNKKTAILVKEVNTKKRLFLVYRPNTGKQLKLETYTDIKKKCKKVLSDDAKQHWIDQYKSSAKICSHAYWRGNCRKASVGLQCEIGLRCRTYYVLCGSVLSVWTKVEGVLASVSGTNVKMQIVRLRTEDGQRIVGLIIPANCVSPLTNILSSSDQSQQLAVQQQQKWQQLHPQSLSHIANT encoded by the exons CACAAGCCCCAGCCCTCAACCACTACATTTGTCTTAAATCAACTGAATCAGTTGCCATCTCTGGGAACCGTCGTTGTGACCAAACCGTCGACCACAAGCACCCCCAGACACACCATCACCGTAACCAAGGTGGTTCACACCACCCCTTCAGCCCTGCATGGCTCCACGGcaacctccagctcctccctgtCCCGCCCCTCCATGGTGCCCAGCAGAGAGCAG ATCCAGCTGAAGGACCTGCTGAGGCAGAGCGGGGTGAagagcagcagcctggtggagctcaTGAAGCTCAAGCCTCCACCCGACATAGCCCAGCCCGTCGCCACGGCAACGTCCACGGGAACCA cgGAACTGAACAACGGGGTGAAGAAGGAGGTGATGGGCAGAGACATGGCGCGAATCTGGGTGAACGACGACATGAAAGTGCGGAGCTTCTCGCCGACCCTC AAACTACCcgggatgaaggaggaggatgagcccgaggaagaggatgaggaagagctgGGTCATGCTGATACGTACGCAGAGTACATGCCCATGAAAC TGAGGATCGGCCTGAGGCACCCGGACCCTGTGGTGGAGACCAGCTCCCTGTCCAGTGTCAACCCCCCCAACGTGTGGTATCGACTGTCCATCCCAGAGGAGACCATCGACCGAGGCTGGCTCTCCGCTCTGCAGCTCGAGGCCATCACGTACGCTGCCCAG CAACACGAGACATTCCTACCCAACGGGGACCGAGCGTCGTATCTGATCGGCGACGGAGCCGGCGTGGGGAAGGGCAGGACCATCGCTGGGATCATCTACGAGAACTACCTCCTAGGCAGGAAGAGATCACTCTG GTTCAGTGTTTCCAACGACCTGAAGTACGACGCTGAGAGGGATCTGAGAGATATTGGAGCGAAGAACATCCAGGTCCATTCACTGAATAAG TTCAAGTATGGGAAGATCTCCTCCAAACACAATGGGAGCGTAAAGAAGGGTGTGATCTTCGCCACCTACTCGTCCCTGATTGGGGAGAGCCAGTCCGGGGGAAAGTATAAGACCAGGTTCAAACAGCTCCTCCACTGGTGTGGGGAGGACTTTGATGGAGTT ATTGTCTATGATGAGTGTCACAAAGCCAAAAATGTGTGTCCAATCGGCTCGTCCAAGCCCACCAAGACTGGCCTGGCAGTCCTGGAGCTGCAGAACAAACTTCCCAAAGCACGCGTGGTCTACGCCAGTGCCACAG GTGCTTCGGAGCCTCGTAACATGGCCTACATGAACCGGCTGGGCATCTGGGGGGAAGGAACTCCCTTCAAAGAATTCAGCAACTTCATCCAGGCTGTGGAGCGCAG AGGTGTCGGTGCCATGGAGATAGTTGCCATGGATATGAAGCTGCGTGGCATGTACATTGCGAGGCAGCTGAGCTTCACAGGAGTGACGTTCAAGATCGAGGAAGTTCCGCTGACGCAACACTACATCAAGATGTACAACAAGTCCGTGCGTCTG tgggtGAGTGCCCGGGAGAAGTTCCAGCAGGCGGCTAACTTGATGGACGCTGAGCAGCGCATGAAGAAGTCCATGTGGGGCCAGTTCTGGTCAGCCCACCAGCGCTTCTTCAAGTACCTCTGCATCGCCTCCAAGGTCCGCAGGGTGGTGCAGCTggccagggaggaggtgaagaacgGCAAG tgtgtggtCATCGGGCTGCAGTCCACAGGAGAGGCCCGGACTCtggaggccctggaggagggaggtggagagctcAACGACTTCGTTTCCACAGCCAA AGGCGTGCTGCAGTCTCTGGTTGAGAAGCACTTCCCGGCTCCAGACAGGCAGAAGCTGTTCAGCCTGCTGGGGATCGACCTCTCGGCCAAGAAGACCCCCTCTCCCATCGAGACCACGGCGGTGCAGAAGGGCAAGAAGAGGAAAG GTGCGGAGGTGAGGAAGCAGGTGAAGAAGCCCCGCAGGTCGGGGGGGCTGTCCGGCAGCAGCTCCGACGACAGCCAATCGGAAGAGTCGGAGAAAGAGGCGGAGAGCGACGACAGCTTCAAGTCGGTCAGCTCCGGGGATGATGATGACTTTAACCCCTTCAGGGACGAGTCCAGCGAGGACGAGGAAGATG ATCCCTGGCTCATCAGAAAAGAGCCAAAAAAGGGCAAAGAGAAGAAAagcaagaagaaaaagaagaaaagcatCGACCCAGACTCCATCCACAGCGCTTTGCTGGCCTCTGGCCTTGGCTCCAACAGGCCTGCCTTCACCGCCCCGGCTGTGAAGACCCCCAGCACGCCCGCCACAG TGAAGGTGGAGAGCGAGGACGGCTGCGTGACGAGCCAGGACGCCGTGGAGGACGCCcagcacatgaagaaggatcTCCTGGACCAGCTGGAGAAGCTGGCCGCTGACCTGCCCCCTAACACCCTGGACGAGCTCATCGACGAGTTGGGGGGGCCGGAGAACGTGGCCGAG ATGACGGGTCGCAAAGGCCGGGTGGTCAGCAACGACGACGGCAGCATCTCCTACGAGTCTCGCTCGGAGCTCGACGTCCCCGTGGAGATCCTCAACCTCACAGAGAAGCAGAGGTTCATGGACGGGGAGAAG AACATCGCCATCATCTCGGAGGCGGCCAGCTCCGGGATCTCCCTGCAGGCTGACAGGCGGGTCAAGAACCAGCGGCGCAGGGTGCACATGACCCTGGAGTTGCCCTGGAGCGCAGACCGAGCCATCCAGCAGTTCG GGAGAACCCACCGGTCGAATCAAGTCACCGCTCCAGAGTATGTCTTCCTGATATCAGAGCTGGCAGGAGAGCAGAGGTTTGCATCCATCGTGGCCAAAAGACTTGAGAGCCTG GGAGCCCTCACTCACGGAGACCGGAGAGCCACTGAAACTAGAGACCTGAGCAGGTTCAACTTCGACAACAAA TATGGCAGAAATGCTCTGGAAATAGTGATGAAGTCCATCGTAAACCTAGACTCTCCGCTGGTGTCTCCACCCGCTGATTTTGACGGGGATTTCTTCAAAG aaatTTGCAACGGACTCATAGGTGTTGGGCTGATCAATGTGGAAGACAGGTCCAAAATCCTGTCATTAGATAAAG ACTACAACAACATCGGGAAGTTCCTGAACCGGATCCTGGGGATGGAGGTGCAGCAGCAGAACGCCTTGTTCCAGTACTTTTCCGACACGCTGGGGGCCGTCATACTGGACGCCAAGAAGAACGGGCGATACGACATGGGCATCCTGG atttgGGTTCTGGGGATGAGAAGGTGAGGAAGGTAGAAGCCAAGAAGTTCCTAACCCCGGGCTACTCCACGTCAGGACACGTCGAGCTGTACACG gtGAGTGTGGAGAGAGGCATGTCCTGGGAGGAGGCCACACACGCCTGGGCAGACCAGAGCGGAGCCGACGACGGCTTCTATGTGCAG GTGAGGAACAACAAGAAGACGGCCATCTTGGTGAAGGAGGTGAACACCAAGAAGAGACTGTTCCTGGTGTACAGGCCCAACACCGGAAAACAGCTCAAACTGGAGACCTACACCGACATCAAGAAGAAGTGTAAAAAG GTCTTGTCAGATGACGCCAAGCAGCATTGGATAGACCAGTACAAGTCTTCAGCAAAGATCTGCTCTCACGCTTATTG GCGCGGGAACTGCAGGAAGGCGTCGGTGGGCCTGCAGTGTGAGATCGGGCTGAGGTGCCGGACGTACTACGTGCTGTGTGGCTCTGTGCTTAGCGTGTGGACCAAGGTGGAGGGCGTCCTCGCCTCGGTGAGCGGCACCAACGTCAAGATGCAGATCGTTCGCCTCAGGACGGAGGACGGACAGAGGATAGTAG GTCTCATCATTCCAGCAAACTGCGTGTCCCCCCTGACCAACATCCTGTCGTCCTCCGACCAGTCCCAGCAGCTGGctgtccagcagcagcagaagtGGCAACAGCTCCACCCTCAGAGCCTGAGCCACATCGCCAACACATAG